ATACATGTGGCGATAGATAGAGTCTCCAACACTCGCCTTTCCACTCTGTAGCAAAAATTGCCTCCTCATTAGTAGTACTATTTAATAACTATTTCGGTATTCGGGAAATACGGAATTACAGAACTTataattaccgaataccgaactttttaattttattaccgaaaaccgaaataccgaagccctcggttcggttcggtaattcggttttcggtgttttatgcccagccctaggtATCACTGGACCAAACTCCGCATCACAGCCAGTCCGGTTTCAgtatgaccgagttgatcgtggccgttggtccggtttcaGCATGATCGAGTtaatcgtggccgttggtccggtttcagcatgaccgagttgatcatGGACGTTAGTCCGGTTAATCAGTTATAAAATTGCCATGCGTTAACATCGTTCTGTCACATTGTATCgacgaccgtacgggtgtcagatcgtacaacccaaccttatccttttagggtttactTTATTCTGAAAAAGGTTTTACGTTGTATAGgctcataaggcaaaactataaataggaggcatttccctacttttatggGTTAACTTTTtcaagatcaagaacattgtaatagaaattatatattgaagctctctctcctTTGGTCCGGATCAGTGGCATTTTATGCTTATTCTTCCAATATAGTTGGCTTAATCATAAACATTTGTTTCTTGATTGGAATCACTAACGCATATGTTCACATACACATGCTATAACACACAAATCTATAATTATTCCCCATAAATctaaaatagattaaagttcatccacatatcctatacctcagttataaattcaattgattacctaaattcggggtaaacactaCAAGTAGAGTTGTACAAATAAATTCTAATCACTTGCAAGAGAACATGGGTACGTCATTAAATATAAgtaaatatctttttttttctttccatgtCTTGCGGTTTTCTGCGCTAACCGTTGTTTTGATCGCTCTTGGTAGAAAGCGATTTACCTTCTAAACAGAAATTTTACGACGCAGACTTGAATTAATCAAACCTCAAAGCAGATATTAAACACCAGACGGAGAACCGGAATTTGTTTGTTGAATGCTTAATAAATAAGAACAGTTGGAATATTTTAAACCGAGAGAATAATAAATCTTCAGTGTATCTGATGATGTATATTCATATAGTGGGTTTTAATTTAATATTCTAGTTTGACTTTAAAAATTATACCACCTTAGAGATATTAATGCCAGAAACATCTGAATAATTCTGTTCCCCACATGCTTGAATTCTCTTTGGCCTACattgtctttttctttttttttttctttttttcttcatatGCTTAAAATTTGTAACTAGGATTTTGGACTACACTTGGCCTAacttcttctctcttttttttttttttttttatttatttagtttgaCGGTTAGCCAACAAGCATATCATTTATACGGtaattataaataataaatattaCATAGTAGTCTAATAAAAATGATAGTAACAAATATGATATATTTTCAATGTATACAATTTAAACCATTGAAGATCATACTTGAAATGAATGAACTTTGAGTCATTTTTTCATTTTGATTGAAGAACAATGAAGTACCACAGTAGAAAGAAAATAATTATAAACGGAATGTATGAGGGCTGGGGTTACGTTAGAAGTTTAAGTATTGTTCGTTGATCTTtgtaaagtgaaactgattcctCTATAAAAATAATGTGTACTGATTAGTTTTTGACACTATCTTTGGACATAATTAATGACGTCGAGTTTCAAATTCTACAAAATTATTCTGGAGTTTCCTTTGTGAATTTTGAGACTTCAATACAACTACCATTCCTTTAACTATAGAAATTTAAAAGTAGCTACTTGTAAAATTTTGCCGATTCTCCTTAATTTGGTCAATACCTACATGTGTTACCTATATGTGTTAGATCTCCCATAAGACAAGTTTAGCATAGCCCACCTTAAGGATGTGAAATAACAAACTCCAATCTTAATCAAAGTGATATGTCACACCAAATAGAGTAGTCCTAGAAACACACTTTATCTAATTCTATATTGGAATAAATTCTAAAGAGTTAATTCCAAAATTTGTGCCTAACAATACTAAAAGTAGATGCTTTTATTATGCTCCACTAATGTCATCATTTCTCTTCAAAAATTGAAAAAGACACCCACTATCAACCGCTTAAATTAAAAATAGCGATCAAATTAAGAAAATCTGTAATCGGTTATTTTTTTAATCGGTATTTCATTTCTTAATCGGTATTTAAACTGTGAGTAATATATAATATTGAATAAGAAAAATAAATAGTGAATCCGACTGTTTATTTACGTAAAGATCCCAAAAACAAATCATAAACAAACAACCAAAAAGTTGTAGTGCATAGAAAAAGTCCTCACAATCAAACAATTTTTGGGTCCAAAATAATACCAATTAGGAAAAGTAAACAGGAATTCGATCGGTTATTTGCGTAAAGATTCCAAAAAAGAATCTTAAACAAACAACCAAAAAGTAGTACTGCCTTGGAAAAGCTCCCACTATCAAACAATTTTGGGTCCAACGTAATACCGAAAAGTAAACAGTGAATTCGACCGGTTATTTGCATAAAGGTCCCGAAAAAAATCTTAAACAAACAACTAAAAAGTAGTAGTGATCGGAAATAAGCCCTCACAATCAAATAATACTAATTAGGAAAAGTAAACAGTGAATTCAACCGATTATTCATGTAAAGGTCCCGAAAAAGAATCTTAAACAAACAACCAAAAAGTTGTAGTGCCTATAAAAAGTCCTCACAATCAAAAAATTTTGGGTCCAAAATACTACCAATTAGAAAAAGTAAACAGTGAATTCGACCGGTTATTTGCGCATATATCCCGAAAAAGAATCTTAAACAAACAACCAAAAAAGTAGTAGTGTCTAGAAAAAAAACCCTCACAATCAAACAATTTTGGGCCCAAACCCAATAACATGTACCAAACAAAAGGCCCACTTAGATGTTGACCCACCACCAAAAGTTACAACTCAAAGTCTGGAGCCCAATTTGTATAACTCTTCACCCTTTATTTTCATGTTAATTACTTTAAATGCCACTATAATTCTCAGGTGACGGTTGCGCTGCCTTTCCGCGTAACAGAAAATGTTTAGCTATATTTACGCAAACATTAATTAATTATAGTAAATTAATTCCATTAGACACATGCAAAGATAGAAAATAATATTTACTTAATATGTAAATTGAACACAATTAAAATAGAAATTTCCATAATCTTCACTTCTATGAGCGAATCATATTTAATttgaattctatttttttttacgtTATTTAAATTTCAATTCTTACCTTTTAGTCAACGATTTTTAGAAAATTATGCCTGAACGATTTTACTCAGGTACCACGTTAGAATCTTAAATAGGGTTTATTGGGAATTTCAATTGTTCGTTTCTAAAGCAAAAGCTTAATGCTTACCTTATTCAAGATTCCATGAGAAATTGAGTCGATTTTTCAATTAGATTTTCGAAAAAATTCATCGTCAAAATCAAATGTTAGAGTTCACTCATGCAGTAGCTAGGGGATAAAAAAGAGCGAAAACCGAATTTTCACAAATGTTAGAGTTCACTTGTTCCGTAGCTAGAGGATTAAAAAGAGCAAAAAACTCACTTTTTCACTCTCTTGCTACAATTAAATGATTTTATTCTCTTAAATCAGTTTAATATAATCTCCTCCGACAATTTATACAACACACTTTTTCGTTAGATTGTTCCAAGGAAAACATATCATACTTTTTTTATTtagaaaaaataatttaattttaaacttctcATTATTAGTTTAACTTTTAAGTACTCCATCTCTCCTAAGTTATGTAATGCATTTTCCTCTTTAGTCTGTTTAAAAAGGAataatacatttctatatttaaacataatttaaGTTAAAATTTCTCTTTTATTCTCAATAAAATAATCTACAGCTACACAAATAcatatgacttattttagatcacaaataCATATCATAGTATTGGTAATTTATTTATGaaacttaaaaaaataaaaattcgaaAGGTACAAATGGTGCAATTGTGTTGAGTAGCAGCTAGGAAGTCACTTGTCAAGGAAGACAAAGTAAAGAATAACCGCAAAAACGTTGTTCTCACTTCTCACTTTTCAGCTATATACCCGTTTTCTCTTTctctatatatatagagagagaaagtagtgCATTATGCCATAAGCACATTTGTATCACGCTTTTTAGAGAGAGTTTTAGGGATGGCTTTATCGACAGGGCAGAGTAACAGCAGCAGTTATGATCTGTCGTTTAAGATCTTATTAATTGGAGATTCTGGAGTTGGCAAAAGTAGTTTGCTCGTTAGTTTCATTTCTAATCTTGTTGACGATCTTGCCCCTACCATTGGTATATATGTACTCTCTTCTTCATtgctctctgtcctaatttatgtgatacttagagtcaatttgattaatcttaaagctaaattggattagatcaactcaatattttaacGTTTAAATTATATAGTTTGAATCTAAAAGTGAAAagttatcacataaattgggacggagggattaTGTTGAGTAATTTTTGTTTGATCCTTTGATTTGTATGGTTAATGCaaattattttgttaattttcaGATAAATCACTATTTACTGCTGTTGTTACAGGTTATTATTCAAATCGGTTTTTATGATTGAAATTATTGTTAATCAGTTGCAATTGTAGGTTTGctatcatttttgtttcttaatgTTGAGGGGATTTTGTTGGATTCTTAGCAGTTATTTTGAATTTGTACTTGAACTAGAAATGATCATTATTTAGATCCTAGCTCTGGCTTTAAACTTGTCTTACACATATTATTTACAAAAACTTGAAAATAATTGTGTCATATCTAGTAAGAAATAGAACAAGGTCTTTATGTAACCTGATAATAAATTTATCTGAAAATCTTAtaatatgttaaaaaaaaaaaataaaaaaaaaatctgagatGCACTATTGTCTGAATAATAATGGACTTTATTTTTAGGGTACTACTATATGACAGAAGAAACGagtgaaaacaaaaagaagaagacagATTTTTAGGATTGCTTTTACCAATCACGAGGCTGTCCTTTAACATATTGTCCAATTAGTTTTAAACCCGTTTTTACACATTATGTTGAGTTGAGCTGATTTCCCTTATTAACGATCAATTGTTTTTAGAgctctcacgtccaaaagatgaaagttgcggaaatgagaatgttgcgatggatgtgtgggcacaccaggcgagataggattaggaatgaagatatccgggataaggttggagtagcatcagtggaggacaagatgagggaagcgaggctgagatggtttgggcatgtgaggaggagaggcacagatgccccagtgcggaggtgtgagaggttagctatggatggtttcagaagaggtcggggtaggccgaaaaagtattggggagaagtgctgagacaggacatggcgcaggttcagcttaccgaggacatgaccttagataggaggttttggaggactcagattagggtagaaggctagtaggtagtcgttgtttcgatctatagtctattgccctttgtttcttgctactatatgtgatttcttgtacttcgagtatcttatttatctgtggtagctactgctcccttttttcagactgctttattttgacttattcgctttctttagtttcatttgcattctgctttgaactgcttgtgcttatctaacctttctcgttgtgatttcttttgagccgagggtctttcggaaacagcctccctatcttccgagataggggtatggtctgcgtacactttaccctccccagaccccacactgtgggatttcactgggtatgttgttgttgttgttgttgtaattgtttTTAGAGTGTTCAATTTCTTTCCTTATTAACAATAGCTGATCTAGTAATTATTTAAACATCTTTTGAAGTTTTCAAGTAAGTTCTCATATGATGGTTGATCTCTCTGATACAATTTCCTCTAACTTGCTCTTGCTTTTTCTGATGACTAGGTGTCGATTTTAAGATTAAGACGCTCACTGTTAGTGGGAAAAGACTGAAGCTTACCATTTGGGACACAGGTCAGAACCAAAATAAGTGTCTAGACTCTGAAATTTCGTTTTACTGTATGTGAAAATGCATAATCTATAGGTTCAGATGAAAGTTGCACTAAAACTTTCGAACTCCATAATTTAGGAATGCCTAATATCCTAGCTTTTGAAGTTCTAAGATGTTATGACCATTTAAGTCGATATTCCTTAACACTGGAAATAAGGCATTTTATGATACATAGATGACACATGATTAAATCAAGTCTGGTTAGGAGAACAATATCTGCTTCTGTAAATAATATTTGCTTCGCGCGGTGAAGTATGTGAACAGTGGTATCAAATTAACACAGCATCACTTAAATCTCTTTGTGCAATGGTGGATTTATGTGCTTAAACACAACTTAATCTATTGAAACCTCTAATCTACCTGAGAAAAAAACACAACTTAATCTACATGACGATTGGTTGGTTTAACTAAAGATGTGCCAATTTGATTTTCACCTGCATTTAAGATGCATGGCTTGTTAAGGAAAAATGGATATGTGActtaactcaaccccaaaaacaAGCTCATGAGGTAAAAACCATCCAAGAGTATTTTAGGAGACTGTAACTCATTCCCTGATCCAACATGTGACACCCTAACACCCTCCCCGCATGCCAGAGTATCTAGAGCATGTATAACATAACATGGGGGCCAACATCGGAAAACACAATAATAAAGATGGCTCTTAGACCGTGTTAAGAAAAATAAACCATGTGCATAACTAAATTCAAATCCTAGTTCACTAGGTGAGGATTGTCCACGACCATGAAATATGAGGAGACAATAATCGATTCCCTTATTGTAACATAACAACCATTAAACTTTCCTCTATACCTAATACAACAGGTTTTATATGTTAATATTGCATAACATTGAATCACTATGCAGAGAAGTGTCTAAGGCTTTTCTTGGAGATTAAGAATTGACATTCCGGCGGAACTACTGAAATCAGTTTTACcgatcaaaagaaaaaaaaaaaactgctgaaATCCGTTTTATCATAAGTATAGCTTTTACTGTTGTTATACTCCAACAATTAATCAGTTTGTCTCAGTATCTTTGCCGAAAAACTTCATAAAGTATTTGGTTTTAGTTAGATCCAATGGAAAGTTGTAATGGTACATATTATGCTTCCTACAGCTGGACAGGAGAGGTTCAGGACACTGACAAGCTCCTACTACAGAGGGGCTCAGGGGATCATTCTTGGTAAGTGATAAGTGAATTGATGCATTTTCAGATCTTGCAAGAGAGGATACATCCATTGTTGATAATGCATCTATGAGTTTGGTAGAGTTAGATTTTTGTTATTACATCACTCAGCTTCATTGTAGTTTAATGTCATTCTGCATTTTTCCAACCATGACAGAACAATGCATAATTAAGAGTCATTTGTAATAGCAATCTATAAAGGTGTCCATGTAGTTCGTACAATCTATATGTCTACCTTTAACAGCTCTCCAATCTCCATTAGTTGAATACAGTTTGTGGGATGACTGTTAGCAAATGTTCAAATTCAAAAAGTTGTCCATGTAGTTTTCGGTTATTTGACAAGAAAAgtagtttttctattattttcatAAGAAGCATTTATCTGTGCTTTCTTTGTTGACATATTTCTACACTCCTTTTAGATGTTTTGTGTTCTCTTAATTCTTAAATGCATTTCTAACTATTATGTTTACAGTTGCTCATTAAATTTGTTTACAGTCTATGATGTAACAAGAAGAGAGACCTTCACAAACCTGTCTGATGTGTGGGCAAAAGAGGTGGAGCTGTATAGTAATAATCAAGATTGTGTAAAGATGCTGGTTGGAAATAAAGTTGACAGAGTATGTTCTTTGTTTTTGTGAATCTGCTTGCATCTCTCTTTCTTTCTAACTTTTACCAATATTTGTGTTGGAGTGGATTCATTTTGCTTCTTGAATGCTAGGAGACATTATCTCGTGGAGAAAATAAGTAAATTAAGATGTTGATATCACTTCATCAAATGTGATATACTCTATCTTCTTGTGGAATCTGGGAAATTGCATAATGTTTATAATAGGAAGTCATGAAAACTATGATTAGGGGGTTTTCATTCTGCTCTCTTTTACGAAGTTGAAGCAAATGTTTAATAAAGCAAAGTGTGAATGTACACATGCAGAATGGATTACAGAATTAGAGGATGTGTTTGGATAACTGTTTGAGAATATATGCCTCGGGCAATGTACTATCTATCTTACTTTTATTGTACTTTTTTCTTATTATCCACATAACCTTTTCCTATTGTTCATTAGGCTTTCCTGGTTACATCTTATTGCTTTCGGTGGGACTATCTTTGTTTATCTTTAGCATTACATTAATGTCGCAGTCTATTCATTGGTGCTTGAATAAATTCCGCATGAAGTCTGTGCGCCATTTTATTTTTGTCTTGAGAAAAGGTAAATAAGTCTGTAAACCAACTTTTATTCTTACTTTTACTATTGGCTTATCAGGAATCTGAGAGAGCTGTGAGCAGGGAAGAAGGCATTGCCTTAGCAAAGGAACTTGGAAGTCTATTTCTTGAATGTAGTGCTAAAACTCGAGAAAATGTGCAAAACTGCTTTGAAGAGCTTGCCTTAAAGGTAAATGATACATTCATGACTTTTCTGTAGGATTCACATCATGTTTGCCAAAGTAGCATCATATGCAAAGTAACATGGTCGGCTGGTTGTTTTTTTAATTGGTAAAAGGGGGGACAAACCAGCCGAACTTGTTACTCTGCATATGATGCTGGCTGTTAATGTACCGTTACTTTTTAGATGCATCCAGTTGACCTTTTTGATTGAAAACCTTCATAGCATAATATCCTGATGGTTGTCTTAAGTGGAAGGTATCCAAGCACATCTACTGTATGCTGTATTGGTAAATCTCTCGTGTTTCCATTCGTAGTTTACATTGATATTATACCTGTTGTACGCACAAGGGAAAGTGACTTGCTTTCATTCATAATATAAGTGAGTAGATCAGTGTAATATATTTTGAAGATGCATCTTGTTTTGCACTGCAAAATACTACAGATATTAGACAATAGACAGGTACTAAGAACATGACTAACCGACTCTCAAGATTAAGAAACATTAGAGTCCGATGTTTCTTTTCTTGGATGACTTATCATCCTTCACTTTCAAGCTTGAGAAACGTAGCAATCCAACAGTTCTGATCTGGTTGACTTTAAAACTGATTAATTTACTCAACTCACATCTCCTCCGGATTAACTTTTCCATTGATTTTCTAACGAGACTACTGTATTCAGATAATGGAGGTGCCTAGTCTCCTGGAAGAAGGATCAACCGTAGGGAAGAGAAATATCTTGAAACAGAAACAAGAACAGCAAACACAACAGGGTGGTGGTTGCTGCTCATGAAACTCTTCAAACTCTAGGACCAATGACAAAATGTGCACTAGATGGTGCTGAAAAGTCAAGAGTTAAATCACATGTGTATATgctgttttctttttcttcttactGTTGTTATCCTGCTGCTCTGGAAGTGGGTTAGAAGTCTCATGTAAAGTAATTGGTCCATTTGGTTATTGGCCAATGTTCTTGTTAATATCTGCCAGATTGCTGTCAAATTGGGTGTGTTTCATAAATTTAATGTCCATTTCATCACTAATTTATTGCCTTTGAGAGTCAGCCCCATATTGCACTATTTCCGCTCCATGTTTTTCATTTCCTTTATAAAGATCTCCTTCGATACGAGACAAGATCAGAATGTTAAGCGATACATCGGATTTGCGAACCAACATCTTCTCAGGGTCTAACGCAATCTCCCCAAGTATTAATAAGTCAATATTTAATTTGATCAACTGTGGAATTTAACTCATAAAAGTCCAAGCAATGGATATACAAGACTTGTAAAAAAGGTTTCGTTGTTTTCCCACCTTACTTGTGGAACTACACCGGGTATGTTATTATTGTTTCGTCTTCCCCACACCCTTCTTTTTTTTGGGGAGAGGGGGCGTGGGGGGTGGGGTGTGGTGTGTTGGAGTTAATCGTGCCTCTAGTTGTTGTACACCCAAAATCAAAATGCCACCCCATGACGAcgatcttctttttttttttttaaattttaaatcgtGGTTTCCAAATTAACTTGTGTACTTCGACTAATGCTACTATTATATCGCATgattaccattttttttttaataattgcaGTGTCTAGATCAACTTGCGTGTACCTTGACTAATTCCACAAGCTTGCCTTAAATGACAAGTTTCAGATGCAATTAATAAAAGCGGACAATAACTTACCAATTGAATTTACTTTTTTACGCATTCATTCAGGAAGGCAATAATCTTTCGAAGTTCTTGGGGTAGGAAATAGCTTAGAGTTCAACCAGTATTTTACTAAAGTATTGCCACTAAAGTCTGATAAATTAACATATTTATTATCCTCAATAAGTATCCAAAAAGTTAGTGGTGGGACGATACCATATCCATATATTATTAACTTATGATAAAAACCTATTTGAACTAACACCTacataatagtaatagtaaaGGAAAGCCAGCATATCAATAAAAAAACAAGAATTAGCGACGGAATATTTTGTCGTTAAGTAGTGCTCTAAGGAAAATTGAATGTgtaaaatctatatataatacaaagctaggcataaacaaggtgatgtgacacatctctatggcctagaaaactatttatcttttttctccttttttttgccttttttatctttattttttttttatcttatttttgaAAAACTCAAAGTCTCTAAAACAATTGATGAGAAACAAAACTGAAAGTCTAAAACACATTTAGTGAGGCCACGTTCCTTTCGGATATCTGTTACTACTATTAAAACACATACAAGTAAATGGAAGATGATAAGACCAACTTTTCATTTCCAAAACGCTTAATTTTTATCATATAAAACTAAACTAAAGGGTTGAAGATGAGTAAACCAACAACAATGGATCATTTCTTTAACTTTTGTATCTTCGTTTCTGAAATGCAATTTCTTTAACAGAAGGGAAAGAGAGACTATCTTATGGTCCTTCTAAAGGTTTTGTGTGTAACGAGAAATATTATGGAGTAACAAATATTTCTCTTTAAAATAAAAAGCTTTTTGAGAAGGTATTGCACTATAATTCCTCATACGGGGAGGTATCGAAAAAAAAAAGGACCCATTTGATTGAAGAATTTATCGAAAGAGTCATGAGAGTGGTCAAAGGGCAAAAATAATTATTCGGAGAAAGAACCATATTTTGATATTTTCACAACAAATTAGGAGGAGAAAATGATATGGAGGAAAAAGGGATTGAACTGGCTAATCACTTGATGATCCGGTGGAGAATAGGAACAGAGAGTCGCTCCCATAAGCGTATTTTGTTTTGTGATTTGAGAGGAAATGTTGTTCGACGGTTACTGAAGGGAAGAAGATGACAGGCTCGGGAGAGAAAAAGGAAGACCAAGCGACGagtggaattaaaaaaaaatgaaggaaaaaggagaaagaaaggtAAGGGAATAGCAAAGCCCACAATAAGGAGCCGAAATTGGTGCCAACAtatttcttcaacttctttattctACAATtcctttccttttttatttttccctAAAATTGTTTTccattttattttttcatatctgtttttttaattataaaaattagtGTTCTTAGCATTAATTTTGTAATATTATTTTGTAATCCCTAAATACCATTACTCTAATAAAATCCTAACCCTCTCCATCACTGTCACTTCCTCACCCTATGTCCTTAAAACTCAGTAGCTCTCTTCTAACATACGAGAATTTGAAGCTCTTCTCCATTAGAAGCAGCCAAATTTAAGTAGCAACAAACAAAATTTCATTAATTGCATgtgtttcttctattcaaatgTTTTGTGTACTATTTGAGTATGTTATACTAACGAACTTTAGTATAATTATTAACTATTTTATTATAGCTTATGATTGTAATttagcttatcataaaataatttgTACTCATAAGAAATAATTTTATCTAATCAATTTTGTATTGAAAATGAAATGAGGCATAAATTATTTTGTATTTGAATTAATTTGGAATTCAAAAACTTATAAAAATAACGTTCTTATTAGTGTAAATGATTTTACGGGTAGTTAAGTCactttaacaaaaaaaaataaaaaatacttatCAGCACTTTTTTTGTCAAACACTTCTGCAGCTTATTATTAGTTTCAACACTTTTATCCAAAcgcgtaactgcttatttatcaAATCAGCTTCAGCACTTAAAAATACATATCAACACTAAATGCTTATCAGCTACTTTAAatcagctaagccaaacgggctcttagaatAGCAAAGTAACGAGAACATTTCAATGATTATATAGATGTTATTGCTAATTTGTGTCCACATTTAAGTAAGAATATCTTTCAATTATCGTGGGACAAGAAGACCAGTACCTAATAATATTTTCTAAGTGAGAATCTTAATTTTCAAAAACTCTCTTTAAATCTAAATGACAAATAATATTTGCAGATACTATCAAACAATTTCAAGCCCTTGACCTTTTAACAAAGGTGATAAGAAAAATTAAGAATTGAAAAATTATTTTGGATAGCATTACTTTGATCATAAGCAATCTAATTCTGACGCGATAAAATTGTCAACTTCCTTTTCTAATGCTTTTATAGGTTTTAGTGTGTTGAAAGTTTTGACAAGAAAAGGAGTTCATAGAAAAAGTAAACAAAAATTAAGGAAGGAATAAAACAAGAAGTAATAACTACACTAAGCTTTTAGTGTACTAAAGAACAAGTGAAAAATTAGTGTTAGGATGCACTTTCTATATTTTAAAATCGAACATGaaaattaattatttaaaataaattataattaAACTTCTCCACTGAAAAAATTCAACAAGCTACGGAACAGGCGACAATCATTTTTATCATAATTATTTTAACGAATTTAGTTTTAGTTCCTtaactttttatttaattttcattttGTTATATAAAAGTTTTAAATTGTTACAATTTTATTTTTGGAAATTAGCGAAGTACACGATCAATTACTAGAAAAGAAAATCGTTTAATTTTAGAATATAAAGGAAATAAATTTGCGAAGGATAATTTGATGTGTTTTGCATCTAATTGGAATAATATATGTGGTCTATTTtaatgaccgcgcgaagcgcggttaAATTGACTAGTGAAGAATAAAGGAAGGCAACCAGCTTTGGATTTTGAGTAATAAAGATCCTTCAAAATTTTGATCCTCTTAAATTCATAATTTGTAAAGTTAAATTCATCCTCTTTGATTAAATAAGATtgtaatatatacatatgtgatcAGAAATGGCTCTACAAAATGGGTTGAATGGAAAAGAATCCTCTTTAGCAGAGCCTACTACTCATCTGGTGCATCAGTTTCAGTTTCGTCATGCCGAATGATTCTGACATTTAG
The nucleotide sequence above comes from Lycium barbarum isolate Lr01 chromosome 3, ASM1917538v2, whole genome shotgun sequence. Encoded proteins:
- the LOC132629976 gene encoding ras-related protein RABC2a-like isoform X1, producing the protein MALSTGQSNSSSYDLSFKILLIGDSGVGKSSLLVSFISNLVDDLAPTIDKSLFTAVVTGVDFKIKTLTVSGKRLKLTIWDTAGQERFRTLTSSYYRGAQGIILVYDVTRRETFTNLSDVWAKEVELYSNNQDCVKMLVGNKVDRESERAVSREEGIALAKELGSLFLECSAKTRENVQNCFEELALKIMEVPSLLEEGSTVGKRNILKQKQEQQTQQGGGCCS
- the LOC132629976 gene encoding ras-related protein RABC2a-like isoform X2; the protein is MALSTGQSNSSSYDLSFKILLIGDSGVGKSSLLVSFISNLVDDLAPTIGVDFKIKTLTVSGKRLKLTIWDTAGQERFRTLTSSYYRGAQGIILVYDVTRRETFTNLSDVWAKEVELYSNNQDCVKMLVGNKVDRESERAVSREEGIALAKELGSLFLECSAKTRENVQNCFEELALKIMEVPSLLEEGSTVGKRNILKQKQEQQTQQGGGCCS